Proteins encoded within one genomic window of Besnoitia besnoiti strain Bb-Ger1 chromosome II, whole genome shotgun sequence:
- a CDS encoding putative heat shock protein hslv (encoded by transcript BESB_038100): protein MVSASVCTSAGRALSSRFWLSVKQGALSSPCLSYDSSLFTGAERLPTTQNSTPANAAAAVLGSLQSRASLLLSAERLVASAPSGQKTRLLSALSRSAQEGPCRAVSSPPRGLAVSPSAAVAPSPSSTRASVSAAAQSASLLAFSPFLAPVSPLAFGSGAQATKRQFYTYGGLHAAREGHTPSAASPFVPPRHATTILCVRKGDQVCVAGDGMVSQGQMIVKPNARKIRRLQEGVVCGFAGATADCFTLVEKLEAKLDEYPGQLLRACVELAKQWRTDRYLRHLEAVLIVADKKMSLEVSGVGDVLESHDGILGVGSGGPYAVAAARALYDIDGLSAHEICKRSMTIAASMCCHTNDRVLFEVLENEAKPVTAPQSSPVSTNASPVSAPTPPQESQ from the exons gcaggccgcgcgctctcATCGAGGTTTTGGCTCAGCGTCAAGCAAGGtgccctctcctctccctgcctcAGTTACGACTCGAGTCTCTTTACAGGTGCTGAGAGGCTGCCTACGACGCAGAATTCAACCCCAgcgaacgccgccgccgccgtgctGGGCTCTCTGCAGTCTCGCGCTTCGTTGCTCTTGTCGGCCGAGAGACTAGTTGCTTCTGCTCCCTCGGGACAGAAAacccgcctcctctctgcccTGTCGAGAAGCGCGCAAGAAGGCCCCTGCCGCGCGGTCTCGTCGCCCCCTCGCGGGCTCGCGGtgtctccttctgctgccgtcgccccgTCGCCATCCTCCACGAgagcctctgtctctgcggcggcgcagtccGCGAGTCTGTTGGCGTTCTCCCCTTTTTTGGCGCCAGTTTCGCCGTTGGCCTTCGGATCAGGGGCGCAGGCTACAAAGCGACAGTTCTACACGTATGGAggtctgcatgcagcgcgcgaaggccacacgccctccgcagcgtcaCCGTTCGTCCCCCCGCGACACGCGACGACGAttctctgcgtgcgcaaGGGCGACCAGGTG TGCGTCGCCGGGGACGGTATGGTTTCTCAGGGGCAAATG ATTGTGAAACCAAATGCGCGAAAAATCCGGCGATTGCAAGAAGGCGTCGTGTGTGGCTTtgccggcgcgacggccgaCTGTTTCACGCTTGTGGAGAAACTCGAAGCGAAGCTCGATGAGTATCCAG GCCAGCTCCTTCGGGCGTGCGTGGAGCTCGCCAAGCAGTGGCGCACGGATCGTTACCTCCGTCACCTCGAG GCAGTTTTGATTGTCGCCGATAAAAAGATGTCGCTGGAGGTCAGCGGCGTGGGCGACGTCTTGGAGTCTCACGACGGAATTCTCGGCGTCGGCTCTGGAGGCCCGTACGCTGTCG ctgcggcgcgcgccctgtACGATATCGATGGATTGAGCGCCCACGAGATATGCAAGCGCTCGATGACCATCGCGGCGA GCATGTGCTGTCACACGAATGACCGCGTCCTGTTTGAGGTGTTAGAGAACGAGGCGAAGCCCGTGACGGCGCCACAGTCCAGCCCTGTCTCGACGAATGCGAGTCCTGTCTCAGCCCCGACTCCTCCGCAAGAATCTCAGTAA